TTCTCACAATTTCTTTCAATATTTTTTCTTCTTTCTCTTCCTTGCCACAAATCTCTTTTAAATATGCTTCTTTCAAGTTTACACCATTATACTTCAAGCTCAATAACTTTACCATCACTTCTGCTCCTTGTTCGCTCCATCCTCTTGGTCTTGAACTCATCCTATCTGCTAATACGTGGCTTACATGCCCTTCTGCACTACATCCTTTTATAATCCTATTATCTAACTCTAATACTATATTATCCCAATGATTGGCTATATATCTCCTACTTTCATTTATCCTCTTCAACGCTCTTTTGTCCTCTCCAGCCTTTTCCATCGCTTTAGCTACCAATCCCTCAAACTTCTCTCTATCCTTATCCCTCAATGCTTCTACTATCCCAGCAAAAATATTCTTATCTCCACCGCTTATTTTGATTACCTCTCTCATTAGATGAAACCTGTCTAATACAAATTCTGCACCCACTATCCATTCAAGCCCTTCCTTTATCCATGCCGCTCCATCCCCTAACAAATATATCTTCTCTATCTTCTCCGTTTCATAGTGCTCCTCTATATATTCACTTACTTTTGACCAAAAATCTTCTGGTCTCTCTTTAATACTGCTAAAATAATGCACCCCTTTTAATTCCTTTCTTTTGACAATCCCTTTCTCTTCTTTATATCCCTCATTTATGTACGCAAGCTTCGCTATCTTCCCTTCTCCGTTTTGTAACGAAATATGATCTTCATCTGCCTCTATATAAAGTTCTTTTACCACTTTTTTACTGCCTGCAACTCCTTTTTTATTATGCTCGATTCTATCTAACTGAGCTGCCTCTATCCTCCTCAAAATATTCATTACACTTTGTCTTGTCATTTTCTCTTCTCCTAATACTTCTTTGGCTGCTTTTTCATATGATATTTCCACTACTTTCTCAACTATTGCTGCTTTGACTGCTTTGTCTATTCTTTGGTATTTCTCTATCCCCAAAATTTCATCTGCTAAATACACATACCC
The DNA window shown above is from Caldicellulosiruptor owensensis OL and carries:
- a CDS encoding ISLre2-like element ISCow1 family transposase: MFDNIIAKIEELLNRFGEGIVEILRGEKDIAMYSMELKEKMDEIGKEMIKEACGLVDEIVRNEKKRKARYEVVRKDKRSIKTIFGDVEYIRTYYKNKEEGGYVYLADEILGIEKYQRIDKAVKAAIVEKVVEISYEKAAKEVLGEEKMTRQSVMNILRRIEAAQLDRIEHNKKGVAGSKKVVKELYIEADEDHISLQNGEGKIAKLAYINEGYKEEKGIVKRKELKGVHYFSSIKERPEDFWSKVSEYIEEHYETEKIEKIYLLGDGAAWIKEGLEWIVGAEFVLDRFHLMREVIKISGGDKNIFAGIVEALRDKDREKFEGLVAKAMEKAGEDKRALKRINESRRYIANHWDNIVLELDNRIIKGCSAEGHVSHVLADRMSSRPRGWSEQGAEVMVKLLSLKYNGVNLKEAYLKEICGKEEKEEKILKEIVRKNVKKIRKQIEETRNNVPILARGKVDLTFRVLKGLSTGDFLNAVVF